A stretch of DNA from Coccidioides posadasii str. Silveira chromosome 4, complete sequence:
GGTATATAATCTTCTTCGTTATATGGTGTTTGAGCCGATTGAGGGGTTGTACTTGATGGGGGAGCGAAAATTGTAACCGGTCGAGATGATACAAGAGGGTGCTGCGGTTCTTCTGAGACGGATTGTGATGACTCAGGCACAATTGCTGCGCTTCCCGCAGCCACAAGATCGGTGTTGGACGGAGTAGCTTGCGACGTTGTCTCACGTGCGCTCTCTCCCGTTCCAGAAGAGATGCGAGTCTCGGAAACTGGTGGAGACTTGTCTAGCGGCGTCTCCTCGGCATCAACAGACTTGAAATATGCATCGATCTCGCTCATAGCCTCTTCCAGGGGTCGGTCCGTGGTGCGAAAACTCAGCCTGAGGAGAGCACTTCCGCTGTTCAATCCCAGCTGAGCCAGGGTCCTCTGAAGgtctgtaaaagaagaaagctcTCTTCCTACAAGTTGGATCACGGGAGTTTCATAGAACAGCCTTCCCGACCCGGATGTGCCCGATGTCGTGTTTGGAGCTCCCCGCGCGGTTAGGTTTCTCGTCGTTCCATTTCCTGCCACCCCAGATTCAAACTTGCGTAGTACGAGCCAGAGAGTGGTGCTGCTTGGGAACTTATCCGTCAGCCGACCACCGGGCACGCCTTTCGCCTCTGACTCGGGAAGTTGGAGTGCGATGGAGACGACTGAAGGTGAACGAGAGAGCTGTACAAGTTCGAGCTTGGCCCCGGAGCTGAGGCCAGATAATCTGATGGAGAGTGAGAGATCCACCTGTTTCTTCTGATGCCTGGAGCCATAGTCATTAGCATCAAACGGCGGGAAAGGCAAATAAAGGTAGAGCACGCTCACTTCAAGCCATATTGCGTAGCATCGAGACCTAGCTTTGCGCACGCTTCTCCTAAGACATCGCTGAGATGTTTGGCCGGCGTGACCTTGACGGTGGCTCTTCGAGCTGTAGAGTCAATCACCACCACGTGCGATGCCATGTTGGTGATCCCGCAGCTGAAGCCGGCTTCCAAACTCCTTCAAGATATCCTTTAGCGGGATATCACTATGCGGCGCGGATGGAGTGGCGGGGCAAAGGGTTGGATTTGGGGGGAAGGAAACGGCGAGAAGAGGTGGAATGCCGATTAAATAGAAATGTCGGGATATCACAGACTCAAAGACAAGAATAAATACATTAAATACAAACCGAAGATGCCGTTGTTGTCAATGTTGCTGTCTCGAGGGCCGTTGCAGGACGAGCAGGCAGCGGGCCAATCGTCATCTGGCTGGTTGGCTGGAGCTAAGAACAGAAACGCCCAGTCGAGCTTCTCTTGAAGCTTCCCCCAAACATCATCTCCCTcccgctctctctctctctcttttcctaCATTTCATCTACCCTCCCACCACTCCGGCACCGCACCCGCTCCTCAAAGATACTCCATTGACACCGTGGTCCCTTTGAGGATTTGCAattacttcttcttcagcaccGCAATCTCTAGACCGTCATGGTGAGCGCGCCCAGCCTCTCTTCTACCAACAAAGCAGCCAGCTGACCTCCACACTCACAGGCATCTCCATTCGACATAAGTACACTTGTCCCCCTTCCCTATTCACGCCTATCCACACCACTAATAGCTGCAATCGTCCAGATGGCGGAGCCTGCGTCGCCATGGTCGGCAAAGACTGCGTCGCCATAGCCTGCGATCTCCGTCTCGGCATGCAGGCCCTCACCGTGTCCAACAACTTCCCCAAAATCTTCAACTACGCTCCCTCCACATACCTAGGCCTCACAGGCCTCGCAACCGACGTCGCTTCCGTCTCAGACCTGCTGCGCTACAAAGTCAACCTCTACCGCTTGCGGGAGGAGAGACAGATAGCACCCCAGACCTTGGCCAACCTCGTCTCGTCCAGTCTGTACGAGAAGCGGTTTGGCCCATGGTTCGTCAGTCCCGTGTTGGCGGGCATCAACCACACGACGGGAAAGCCGTTTATCTGTGGGTTTGACAGCATTGGATGCATTGATTTCGCAAAGGACTTTATTGTCAGCGGCACAGCCAGCGACCAGTTATTCGGAATGTGCGAGGGGCTATGGGAGCCTGATTTggtaccttttttttttttttttttatgtgTCGTTTAGCTTTTATTCTTATACTGACAGTCGTAAATAGGGTCCCGAGGACCTATTCGAGACCATCTCGCAAGCTCTTCTGAACGCTGTCGACCGGGATGCTCTATCAGGTTGGGGCGCCCATGTATACATCATAGAGAAAGATAAGGTCACAAAACGGCTGCTCAAGGGACGACAGGATTAGATGTGGGGGGTTTACACTATGCGGACGATTTATTCTTGCGTTTAGATTCATACTTATCTTTTTTTACTGGCGTCAGTGGTTTTCGGACTGCTTAATATCAATGGATGATCTTGAGTGCATGAAATCAACTCAGCCTTTTTAACGTTATGTATGTCGCTACAAATGAGCGATGAAATGCGCTGCGCTTAGAACAGTTTATAGTCTAGCCACTGTCTTCGAACAACGGACAATGGCTACGAGGTCCCCATTCaacaatttttttttttttttctttcagaCAGACGAGCAGATCAGAAGCACCCCATCAAGTGCTTCATCCCAGCTTTCCATCAAAGAACCGCAGAATAGCTCCAGTGATGACGTATCAATCATCTCCTCAATCTCCGCCGATAGACCGTCCGTATTTCCACTCGGTCCTGTAGTCACTATAGAAACCAATTGGCCTAACATCCCGGATTCGGCAATACGAGTCTTTAATATACGCGTATTCATTGTTATAATATCGGCAAGTTTCTTGGTCAATGCTTTCAGCGAGTCGAGTTTCTCTTTTGGAATACTACCCGATGACTTTGACTTTGCTTTAGCTTGCGTCTGAGAGGAGACAAACAGAGAGATAGCCTTGAGGGTCTCCAGCAAGGAGATGTTTGCGTGTAAGTAGACCCATGACGGGGCCGGAGACGATGTAGAAGGATCGCTAGGTGTTAAATTTATTGTGCCTTGAATATCAGTGACGTTAGAGGCAGACATGGATGAGATTTTGTCGCTCAACCAGGCCTCGATCTCAGAACTGGTAGCATCAAACAAGGCAGTATCCGACGCTGTCGGCTTCTGGCTGAGTGCCGAGATCAATTTGATCGTGAGATGGTGAATCTTGATGTTATCTATCTCCGTGGGTGTAAGTTCGGAGTCTGGAAGGTCGAGATGCGAACCGGCAAGATTGTTGACTTGACCTAACAGCCGTTCTCTCAAGGACGAATCAGTGTATACATAGTTGAGCAGCGTATCTGTTACTGCCATAGCTTTGACGGCTCGCTCCTGAAATTCCGGTTAGTAGCAGCGTTGGGTGCCCGCAATCGTTGGGCAGGCTTACTCGAGGCAATGGTCCAAGTCGAACGTGCTCTTCAAATATCGGATCTCCAGGTAGTTCACAATTCATAAATCCGTCAAAAGTGCGTTTATCGATGATGGGCTCCATATTGCACACTATTCTACCATTAAAAACGATGCATCGTGGTTTGTAGGCGGAACTATAACTCACCGAGCTGATCGTATTGTTTCACGGATGGACCGCCTGCTAAACGCTGAATCTTCCGCACCTCCAATGCCCATAACTTCCTGCATATGCTATGTTTCAAACTCCTTTGCAAGTCAATGCTTCCTTCAACATTTACATAGCTACCGTGGTCAAGTCCAGCGCTAAGGGAATACGCTGTGGAGCTCACTGCATTCCGGTAAAAAATTAACGCTTGCCTCAGTGCCGTTTGAGGGTCGAAATCCTTCCTCTCCAAACTGGAAAAAGGGGGGCCGGCTTGTGGGTGAATGGTCGAAATGCGAGTAAAGACGTTATGAGCAACGGTTTCATATTGAATTTGCTTCACGGAAAGCTGGGCGAACGTCTTGAGCGCCAGCGAGCCGGCGCCGAGAAGCAGGTATACCCGCACTAGTAGAAGAAGACCTTCATAGTTATGAGGGGATTTGAGAAGCAGATGTTCAAGAATTCCAGCAGCCTGGGTCAAGACTGTACTCGGACATGGCTTCGAATCCTGGGTCTCTTCATGCACACGTATCAAGCTCATGGCTGCCAACAGACAGAAATCGTCACTAGGTTGGGTTTCAATGGTCGAAGGTGATGCTTCAGCAAGATTCGCCTGTCTAGAAGTTCGGAACAGCTGAAGACAGCGGCGTGCAAAATCTTTGGCCTGTGAAGTTGGATCTGCCTCAGATTTCACGGAAAGTCGGAAACAGTACTCGAATTTCAGAGCGTTTATTGTAGGAATGGTTTTGGATGCATAATCCGCCTATTATCGTCAGCGTTCACATCGAAAACGGCCGAAAGGAATTCATACTGCTGTATTATCACCATTTGGCGCCTCCATACTAACATGCTGCACCACATGCGAATGAAATTCCTCTCGAAAACTCTCATCCAATATCGTTAAATATCTTCGCAAATCGTGAAAGCAGTATAGTTTCGTCTTATTATTGTCGAAATAGATCTTACATCCCGTCAGTAGATCAGCCGGCGATAAACGCTTGCCTTTCGATACTTGGCGAGAAGTGAGATCTAGACGTGCCAATTGCGCATTACGCGACTTCGGTCGTTTTGCGATATAATTTTCAATAAACTCTTCCACATCTTTGAAGGCCCTTCGATATGTCAGATTGCCGGGTTCGACGCGAGAGAGCCGTCACACATGTCAATCAACTTACCCTTCCATTTGAACATGCTCTACCGCCGTGAGTAGCAAGCTCCACACCTGCCAATCATCCTTCTCTTCATAATTTGGAGGAAGCTTTCCCCCTTCGGCCAGTTCCTCGGGGAGGCTGAGCAGCTCTTTCGTATAGGACAGACCTTGCTCCCACAGGGCCGCCTTCTCAAGAGTCGCCAGCTTAGCTGTCACGAATGACCAATCACTCTGAGCGATGCGCGAGGTAACGCCTAGATGCTGGCTATTTAATATATCGACAATGTCATTGTATCGGCCTTGCTGACTGTATATTTTAATGAGCAGCAACAGCTCTTCGGGGGTTTGAATTGCTCTACCCGGGCTCAGTAACTCTTTCTACATATGTTAAGAACTATTGTTATACCGCAGGGGGAAGGGTTTGGGAACAAAGTCCGGCACTTTTTGGACGAAAGGAGAGCGGGCAATACATACAGGGTCTGTCGGTACGCTGTCTGCGGCTTTGGATATCATCCGATATGCTAGCGTGCCAAAAAGTGTTTTATCTGCTAGTGAACTGCCAGCATCCGCAGCGATGAGGTAGCACATGAATATGGCCCAGAAATAGTATCTCCTTGTCTTGGGGAAGTTGATTTGAAGACTCATCGCGGCCTAAAAGCAGCAGCACATTAAATCAGCCGGCCCCGATTTCTCAGAAAAGGCAGCAAAGACCAAAATCCTGGATCGCATCCGCATACCTTTTGAGCGGTCTTCCAATCCTCCGCTTCTGATGCAAGTGTAAACCATCGCAATTGAATATCCTCGTCTTGTGGATTGGCCTTGGCGGCGTTTTGCCAGAGTTCGCGCAACGTCTCTGTATGTTCTTCCAAACCGGCGAGTGTATTCTGAAGCATTTCCAACGCATTGATGTCAGTGATGGCGGGCGTGGATTTGCATAGTTCGAGGGTCTCCGCAACCCCGCGCTCTCGATGGGCGTCGTCGGCATGGTGGAACAGGATATTGGCTTTCCAGGCCTGCGGGGAATTTCACAATATCATTTTAGCATAGAATTCGGGACCGACAAACGCAGAGGAAGACCAGCCTTGAGAAACGGGGTGTTCTCTCCCTTCTTCAGCCTCTTCTCGCACAGCTGCAGTGCCTGCTTCAAGTTTCCTCCTTGAACAGCATCCTGGATCTGCTTGTTTCGGCGCTCAATCACTGCAGCCGAAGACATTTTATATctagaaagagaaagaggcTTGCCACTATGCGCGAGCAAACATTCATGTGCGAGCTTGTGTAAGGATGATCCGCTAGTTCTCGAAGCTTAGCTCTGGCTCGAGAACTCGTTTATTTGAAAGTAGCCAACCACCCAACTTAGAGCGTGCTGGTTGAGTTGGTGCAATAGTCGCGGCGAACCTTGTTTTCTGGGCCTCAGCAAACCGAAAAGATGCAGCATGCGGGAAAAGGCCCCAGTACCCAGGAATTTACTACGGTGTCGACTGTTTACCACCTCACTAAACTATACGTCTACTTGTTTGCTACGTACATCAGGCATTGGCTTCCTTGCCTTCAACCGGCCGCGGCACAGTTTAATCAAAAAAGATAATATTTATGTACCAGACAGCAGCAGCTGTTTACTCACTGTCGGTCGCAAGAAGAGCACAGTACGAAAGGAAAATTCCAAAATAGTCGGAGGCAAAGAGGTTCAAAGGCGAGTGAAAGGAGCATTTGCCCGACTGAACACGGCAAAGACGCTCAGCTGTACTGTAGCTGCTCCCTTCATAAACGCATGTGTGTCAAAATGGATCAAATTCTCTGCTAAATGCACCCTCCTTATTTATAACGCCAGTAAATCCAGTTCTCCATTGACCTTCCGACCTTTCTTGAAGGTCATGGACTTCCTATCATACAACCAGTCGCCCAGCATAGATCATTGAGCTGATGAAGCCGCGGCTTCGAGCGGCGCTTCTGAGATATTGTGGCTATACCACAACTACAGGATTCCAAACGCACAGCTTCAGCGGCTTGCTTCTTTCCTTTGGGTCATCTATCACACGGTCAGCTTTGGTACCAAGTCACGCATCGAAATTTGATTCCAAGCTCCGCAAAACGGAAACATGCCGAGCAGGATCATCAACAAAGCCCCAGGACCGGCCACCAGTAGCAGTAGCTGGCAGGAGCAGTGCGCTCAAGGGGATTTGGACTTTAAGAATCCGAAAAGAACTTACCCAGGCTTTTTTGCAGTCGCGATACGCTCTGATAACAAGTGTGTCAGTAtatttgttttctttggcGGGATAATAGCGGCGAAGTTCTTGGGAGTGTATGAGAAGAGGGGAAATTATtgagag
This window harbors:
- a CDS encoding uncharacterized protein (EggNog:ENOG410QDGR~COG:S~BUSCO:8315at33183): MASHVVVIDSTARRATVKVTPAKHLSDVLGEACAKLGLDATQYGLKHQKKQVDLSLSIRLSGLSSGAKLELVQLSRSPSVVSIALQLPESEAKGVPGGRLTDKFPSSTTLWLVLRKFESGVAGNGTTRNLTARGAPNTTSGTSGSGRLFYETPVIQLVGRELSSFTDLQRTLAQLGLNSGSALLRLSFRTTDRPLEEAMSEIDAYFKSVDAEETPLDKSPPVSETRISSGTGESARETTSQATPSNTDLVAAGSAAIVPESSQSVSEEPQHPLVSSRPVTIFAPPSSTTPQSAQTPYNEEDYIPTVDHAKAHQHRLNLAGRNKRLAGDAELAAQESAVKEKLAKVTEVDVKVRFPDQSQVVSKFNREDTAGSLHAFVRSCLDAPLAKEEFSLSFFPNVSHDPVAHKGQVIIPDTPDKFLIADLRMNGRVLVNFLWKDHAALAARSAGVPLLLPELREKASQIKVKDVAAVPAEGREEDKRSWLRKLGDGGDKGGKKGGGGGVPKWLKLPGKK
- a CDS encoding uncharacterized protein (EggNog:ENOG410PRNX~COG:S~TransMembrane:1 (i151-171o)~BUSCO:1602at33183), which gives rise to MSSAAVIERRNKQIQDAVQGGNLKQALQLCEKRLKKGENTPFLKAWKANILFHHADDAHRERGVAETLELCKSTPAITDINALEMLQNTLAGLEEHTETLRELWQNAAKANPQDEDIQLRWFTLASEAEDWKTAQKAAMSLQINFPKTRRYYFWAIFMCYLIAADAGSSLADKTLFGTLAYRMISKAADSVPTDPKELLSPGRAIQTPEELLLLIKIYSQQGRYNDIVDILNSQHLGVTSRIAQSDWSFVTAKLATLEKAALWEQGLSYTKELLSLPEELAEGGKLPPNYEEKDDWQVWSLLLTAVEHVQMEGAFKDVEEFIENYIAKRPKSRNAQLARLDLTSRQVSKGKRLSPADLLTGCKIYFDNNKTKLYCFHDLRRYLTILDESFREEFHSHVVQHVSMEAPNGDNTAADYASKTIPTINALKFEYCFRLSVKSEADPTSQAKDFARRCLQLFRTSRQANLAEASPSTIETQPSDDFCLLAAMSLIRVHEETQDSKPCPSTVLTQAAGILEHLLLKSPHNYEGLLLLVRVYLLLGAGSLALKTFAQLSVKQIQYETVAHNVFTRISTIHPQAGPPFSSLERKDFDPQTALRQALIFYRNAVSSTAYSLSAGLDHGSYVNVEGSIDLQRSLKHSICRKLWALEVRKIQRLAGGPSVKQYDQLVCNMEPIIDKRTFDGFMNCELPGDPIFEEHVRLGPLPRERAVKAMAVTDTLLNYVYTDSSLRERLLGQVNNLAGSHLDLPDSELTPTEIDNIKIHHLTIKLISALSQKPTASDTALFDATSSEIEAWLSDKISSMSASNVTDIQGTINLTPSDPSTSSPAPSWVYLHANISLLETLKAISLFVSSQTQAKAKSKSSGSIPKEKLDSLKALTKKLADIITMNTRILKTRIAESGMLGQLVSIVTTGPSGNTDGLSAEIEEMIDTSSLELFCGSLMESWDEALDGVLLICSSV
- the PUP3 gene encoding proteasome core particle subunit beta 3 (BUSCO:385139at4751~EggNog:ENOG410PHSV~COG:O~MEROPS:MER0001710~BUSCO:13543at33183); this translates as MASPFDINGGACVAMVGKDCVAIACDLRLGMQALTVSNNFPKIFNYAPSTYLGLTGLATDVASVSDLLRYKVNLYRLREERQIAPQTLANLVSSSLYEKRFGPWFVSPVLAGINHTTGKPFICGFDSIGCIDFAKDFIVSGTASDQLFGMCEGLWEPDLGPEDLFETISQALLNAVDRDALSGWGAHVYIIEKDKVTKRLLKGRQD